In Brachypodium distachyon strain Bd21 chromosome 5, Brachypodium_distachyon_v3.0, whole genome shotgun sequence, the genomic window ACTAAGGACTGCTCTGTTTTTTCAGTTCCACCTCCAAAATTTGTAAACATGGAGATTATGACGCAATGGCACGCATAAACTAGCCATTTGCTAACCCACAGAGCCATATTATAGTGAAATTAAGGAGAGCTATGCATGCGTGCATCACACTAGCTGGCCAGCCGgctcctttcttcctcctcccccacaAAGCATAAAGCAGGCAGGGAGGTCTTCAAAGCTAGCCCAGCCATCATTTCATCCCAATTTCCTTTCCATTCAAACCCCATCACATCATctagcctcctcctccagtcACATCTGCCCTGAGAGCAAAAAACCAGAGGAAGCTAGCTAGGATCTCTCAAAGGAGGAGTTTGAATTCATTCCCGGCCAGCAATGGTGGAACCAGCAGCCAAGAAGAGCACTACCTCTATGAGTGGTAGTAgcatgaggaagaagaagccggaGAAGGAGAGATTGGCTGcagagaagcagcagcagaacagtggtagcagcagcagcaagaagcaGAGCAGCTCAGGGACAGCAGGAGCAGAGCCTGCTGCTTCAGCTGCAGAGAGCCCTTCTTACAGGTTAGCTCTCAGGAGCCTCTTCTCCTGCAGAAACACCCACGCTCAGCATCACACCCACCGggtcccgccgccggcggattccggcgccgtcgtcgccatGGCCAGCAAGAAGtgcaagaagcagcagcagcagcagcagctgggcTGCAGCTCCGGCGCGTCCATCTGCAAGCTCCGGGACGCcggcccgcggcggccggtCTTGATGAAGAAGCCCGAGGAGGAGCCGCCTAATTTGGTCGACGCCATGACGACCAAGCGGCGGGCGTcggtgagcggcggcggcggcggaagcggcggcgagagGCGGGCGGTGAAGAAGGCCCTGCAGCAGAGGCAGGGCGAGGCGGTGGCAGTGGTGGTGagctcgtcttcttcgtcttcgtcggcggcgggggggtCGTTCAGGCTGCGGCGGCTGTCCGGGTGCTACGAGTGCCACCACATGGTGGTGGACCCcatgagcggcggcggcggcggcgggtccaTGAgggccgccgtcttctcctgCCCCGACTGCGGCGACGTCTTCGTCAGGGCCGAGTCGCTCCACCGCCATCAGTCCACAAGGCACGCAGGTCAGGCCGCAATTGttcctctgtttctttcttcagcTACTGTCAGAACTCTGTagctcccttttttttcttcttctttaagaTCTTGTGGGATAGCACATTTCTAATTTCTAATTTAGTGACAGAAAATTTCATCCAGACTCCAACTTGCTGAACTGAAAGTTTAGGGATGAGTTTCCACTACTCCTTTCTACAGATTTGTGAAAGTGAGAGCTGCGTTAGCTTTAATTATCCCCTGCTGCTTTTGATGCTCCAAAGTGTTCTTTGATTGCCAGAGTCATCCAGGCTTATCTGACCcatgaacaaacaaacaaatccaCTGTAAAAGGCATTGCATCAGAAGGAAGATTGTTCCTTTCATCATGAGTCTAGAGTCTATCAACAGTGGTAGTACAACGATTTTATAAATGTAGCTGAAGCATCCTAGGTAGAGCTGCTCTGACCAGAACAGTGTTCTCTCATGGCATGTCTAATCTACTGTCAAATCATCCATGACCGCCAGATTAACCAACCTTAATTGATCTACTGAGTATCTTTTCTTCCTATCTTAATAAAGATCGGCCATTGGCCCTTCGACTTAATTGATTTACTGAAACAAATCTCAGCTAGTTACTGAATCAGTAATTTTTGTGCTTGCAGTATCAGAGCTCGGGCCGGAGGACACGAGCCGGAACATCATCGAGATCATCTTCCAGTCGAGCTGGCTCAAGAAGCAGAGCCCGGTCTGCGCCGTGGACCGGATCCTCAAGGTCCACAACGCCCCCGCCACGCTCGCTCGCTTCGAGGCCCACCGCGACGCCGTCAAGGCCAAGGCCCTCatgatctcctcctccggctccggctccggaggcggcggcggcgcgcggtgcACGGCGGACGGCAACGAGCTGCTCCGCTTCCACTGCGCCGCGCTGGCGTGCTCCCTCGGCCTCCGCGGCGCCACGCACCTCTGCGACCACGCTTCCTGCGCCGCCTGCGCCATCGTCAGGGACGGCTTCGTCGtcgcccccggcgccggcgccggcgtccggACCATGGCCACCAGCGGCCGCGCGCATGATGCTGTGGCGGTGGAATACGAGGATGGGGGCGAGCGCAGGAGGGCGATGCTTGTGTGCAGGGTCATTGCTGGGCGGGTGAAGCGGCCGGcgcaggagaaggaggcggcggcgccggagtcggagaagaaggatgaTTTGCcgccggagatggagacgaagacggcggaggaggaggaagacgagtaCGACTCGGtggcggggtcggcgggggTGTACTCGAGCATGGACGAGCTGGAGGTGTTCAACCCCACGGCCATTCTCCCATGCTTCGTCGTCGTCTACAAGGCTTGATTGCTCGATAGCACTCGTTATCACACCACCTCACCTCAGCTCGAGCTGCCCACCGGCCAATTCGTGTCTTCGTCAAGATAGTCTTTTACTGTGTTTAGTAGTCCTACTGATGTTACATTGTACTACCACATTCCAGTAACTTTTAGCAGTAGAACTACGTAGATGCCGTTGTTAGCTTGATTAATTACGTTGCTCGCTATCTCGccattgatttgtttttttttttactcggCGAAGGAATCTAGAGGCCAGATGGATTGTATGGGCCTCGGCAGATCagttagtacggagtagtactggACTGGGCCTTGTCTAAGACAGAAAGAAACTAAGTCAGCCTAGTAAAAAGGCCTGAATTGAAGCCCACCAACGACTCCACGTGCGTTGCAAAGTCAGCCAAACACGCGAGGGCTAGTAATAGTCTGCATGTCGGCACAGCTTCTAAGTCTACATACATAGACAACGATATGTAATACATTTCAGTCTTTTTTTACGA contains:
- the LOC100835063 gene encoding uncharacterized protein LOC100835063, with the protein product MVEPAAKKSTTSMSGSSMRKKKPEKERLAAEKQQQNSGSSSSKKQSSSGTAGAEPAASAAESPSYRLALRSLFSCRNTHAQHHTHRVPPPADSGAVVAMASKKCKKQQQQQQLGCSSGASICKLRDAGPRRPVLMKKPEEEPPNLVDAMTTKRRASVSGGGGGSGGERRAVKKALQQRQGEAVAVVVSSSSSSSSAAGGSFRLRRLSGCYECHHMVVDPMSGGGGGGSMRAAVFSCPDCGDVFVRAESLHRHQSTRHAVSELGPEDTSRNIIEIIFQSSWLKKQSPVCAVDRILKVHNAPATLARFEAHRDAVKAKALMISSSGSGSGGGGGARCTADGNELLRFHCAALACSLGLRGATHLCDHASCAACAIVRDGFVVAPGAGAGVRTMATSGRAHDAVAVEYEDGGERRRAMLVCRVIAGRVKRPAQEKEAAAPESEKKDDLPPEMETKTAEEEEDEYDSVAGSAGVYSSMDELEVFNPTAILPCFVVVYKA